tacagacatgagttcagttcttgaggttcagatttaTAGCAGAGATGGTAAGCTttatagttgcaaagagttcttgtAGattttagtccataggttatagtccaatgtccaatatcatattcagggcagACTAGTCAGCACTGGGATCTCAATCTTGTATCTTAAGATTCTCCTGCATtgaagcctcaagcagatctgagatgacaggatcaggacccataggtctttttatacagttttctagcAGCCTGTTTACCCATACAGTCATCGGTAAACAATAAGTTTTTGATGTAACTTTGTTTCCTgaacaccaccagtaattagttacacaaattaacatagggcaatttattCATTACAGTCTATTACAAACTTCAAAGaaacatatagacaatgacttatttcacccaagattcatctaaatgttaatattcccttttgatctctgaattaatagtgatagtgacagacagaaaatgtctgtttacatggctatcCTCTAAGATACACACCATTAGTATAACCTCTAATTCtttaacaatacaggtttgcatttcaaagttctagcctatctagcCTTGAGTAGCCTTAATTACCATTTCTAACATGTTTCTACAGGCTGACTGTGGGTTAATtagcctgcaggatgcttaaccctttctggccacgTGTTACACTCTTCATAAGATTCGTTGCAAGTATATAACAATGGTAGAAATAATGATTTGGatgattatattttaattacaCAGTGTCACACCTGGAAAACCATTCAATAACCCCGAAAGCTATTGCCCTATGTATGTTgtacagaggagagagagattacTGGCGCGAGCAATCCTGGCGAGGCAGACTATGGTTCCCCCAGCATAGGCAGGTTTCAGGGCAGGGCAAAACTGCTGTGACCAGTTGTTTGCACTGACTACACATATTGAGGCCAGCTTTCAGCAGAAGCTTAAAACAGCTGCAACTTGTCATCAGCCTGTGACACTATCTGGCATAAGGGGCTCTGCTGAAGTGATCCAACCTCTTCAGTGCAACCAGATGTTTTGATTCATTAGGTCAGTGTTTTTGGACAGAGCGTTCCATTTCCATCAGCAGTCAGGTTGGCAAAAAGCAGAGTCTGTACAATGGCCTCCCAAGGGATCAGTTTATTCCACGGCTAAGTACTGTGTACCTGTTCAGGGGAAAAGCTTGCATAGACCTTGTTGATATCCAACTAAATGTCTCAGACTTGTAACTGGTACCCTGAAGTCCATTGTACTGCCTTGGTTTCCAGTCCTCACAAACATCCTTCCTCCAACCAGCCAGTGAGAGAGGAATATGTTGCATAAGTACAAGAAAGCTGTTACTAACCACAGCTCCCACTCCATGACCTTACACTTGTCTTAAGCCCCTCTGACCATTCTGAGCATCTAGAGAAGCTCTTCTGATATCAACTTCAACCCTGGCAGATGCAATGGGCAGGCTCTGACATAAATAACATACATCATGAAGATGATCCTGGTTTCTTTAAACCTCTCCTGGTTTCTTGCTCTGCTAAAGACAGTGGATGACTATCAGCAGTATTGGGACGTTACATGGATTGCGTGCACCTGCTGCACTAAAGAAGAATCGAGGATTTGCCACAGCATGAATGCGGAGACCTCCAAACTGTCAAACACTGTGAACCAAGTGCCCCACCTTTTCATTTACAGGAGCTATAGCATCTCCTGAAGCCCTCAAATGGATTTCAGACCTTTCGattaacttgtaaatgttcctatTTCAATATGAAAGATGATTACTTTTGTGAACTGCTCTGAAGGGAACTCATCTGTATGCTATTCTCCAGGTTCTGCAGTATGAGTACCATGGTAGCTTTTAGCTGCTCCTGTTTTGAAGTTTGGGACCAGAAGGACGTTTACTTTCCCGGATCTCTGCACAGGATGGAGAGAGAACTCCTCTCTTTGCTCCCTAGAACCTTCAACATGGATATGGGGCACTATGTTTAGTGCTTTGCCCCTGTGCTCATCAACAGGTTCCAGAGATAGTTTGGAGGAGAGCAAGCCCCCCTGAAGGGTAGATTACCTTGAGTAAGACCCCTACCACAGAACAGGTCAAGAAGCCAAGAGACAGTGGATTTGGAGGGGAAAGTAGAAGCCTCTCtcctctgaattaaaaaaaaaaaatctgtgaaacaACCAGGTGAGGAAGGGGAGGCAGCACCCCTCATTGGTCTCCCCCAGCAGAGGAGAGGCAGtgtggggactggaagggaccacacACACAAGAGGAATCAGAAGGAGCAGGGGACAGGAGTAATGGGGATTCCTAGTCTCCTGAAGAGACAGGAGAGTGGGAGTACCTAGGCTGAGACGGGGAAGCAGGGTTGCTTACCCTGTTCCCTTAAGGAAACTTGGACCATGTGAGTTGAGTTTGGAAGAGGCATGCTGTAGGGATCCTCAGACCAACTCCCCCACAAAATCTGTGACCTGGAGCAGATAGGCTGAAAAGACAGCACAGATTGCCCTCTGCCTGCTGGGAAGACAACTGAGATTGCCCCCCACCAGCACAGGCTAGCCTGGGAGGGCTGGTAGGCACAGTGAACTTTGTCATACCCAACATCCTTCCATCTTCCATGGGAGTAAAAGAGCCAAGAGCAGCTGGGTCTTTAAAGAAAGGGGTGGCTGACCTTTGCCTCCTGGGAGTGCATGCACAGCAAGGGGCTTTGACCCCCTCATGTGCAAATTCCCAGTGCCCCATGCTGTTCATACTCCCTGTTCTGGGTAGGTCCTTCACAGAGCAATTGGAGAGACGCTCTTTAActtaaagaacgaggagtacttgtggcaccttagagactaacaaatttatttgagcataagctttcgtgggctagaacccacttcatcggatgcatgcagtggaaaatatagtaggaagatatatatacatagagaacatgaaaaatgggtattgccataccaactctaacaagactaatcaattaaggtgggatattatcagcaggaggaaaaaaaacttttgtaatgataatcaggatggcccatttcaaacagttgacaagaaggtttgagtaacagtagggggaaaattagcatggggaaatagtttttactttgtgtaatgacccatccactcccagtctttatttaagccttatttaatggtgtccaattcgcaaattaattccagttctgcagtttctcgttggagtctgttttgaagtttttttgttggagaattgcgacttttaggtctgtaattgagttcccagggaggttgaagtgttctccgactggtttttgaatgttataattcttgacgtctgatttgtatccatttattcttttgcgtagagactgtccggtttggccagtgtacgtggcagaggggcattgctggcacatgatggcatatatcacattggtagatgtgcaggtgaacaagcctctgatggtgtggctgatgtgattaggtcctatgatggcgtcccttgaatagatatgtagacagagttggcaacgggctttgttgcagggataggttcctgggttagtgtgtttgttgtgtggtgtgtggttgctggtgagtatttgcttcaggttggggggtgtctgtaagcgaggactggcctgtctcccaagatctgtgagagtgagggatcatcctttaGGATAGGTtgtgtagatccttgatgatgcgctggagaggttttagttgggggctgaaggtgatggctagtggctttctgttactttctttgttgggcctgtcctggagtaggtattcttctggctctgtcaatctgttttttcacttcagcaggtgagtatttgctccaatccctcagacagagacaaacacctacaagatctctatcaagcattcttaaaactacagattcacagactaacacagctatcaCTCTGAAATCTTTAACTTAAACAGTCCAACTTTAAAACACTTGCAGGATGCTCAGAGGTTGGTCATTGTCCCCAAAACTAATTTAGTCATGTGAAATTGATCTGTTTCAAGTTCTTTAATTTTGCTCTGCAAGGAATAGGGTAAAAACAGTCTGAAACCTGATTCTGGCATGCCCAGCTTTGTGGTTTGTATAAAGCTATTTTCACAGGAACTCTTAGTAAGAGCTGTATTTACAGAGATGCTTGACTTAATATGATTTTGAAATTGTTCCATCAGGAAGCTGAGCTCAGGAGAACCTGAACTCTATGTTCGTATTAAGATATCTGTTTTAGTGTTCTCCCTAATTGATCTGGTAGTTGCTATTCATTCCAAAAAATGTATAGGCATATGCGTATTAATATGCATTAAActaattaaaatttaatttttcctACTTTGTGTTAAAACAGAAGTTAGAATGATTATTAGCTTGGCTCCTCTAAAAGTGAAATTTGGACTCTAAATCTTCTGTCTTTCATCTTTCTCAGAAAAAGGTGATTGCTTGCTCTATTTTGGTTAATTCTGAGAATCAAGTATTACTATTAGTGTTTTTTGGGAGAGATTTCCAGAACAAATAGTTTTAtaaaacttctgaaaaaaaatttcccttcTGTTCAAAATGTGTATTAAGGATCTCTTTGGTATTGGCTCTGTCAGACTATTTCTGCTGCCCAGTTGCTTACCTTTCTGTTGCCAACGAACCTCATTGAACTAGTTAGTGGATTTCCAATGCGATGCAGAAACGGAAATAAGTCAAATTCCACTTTTGTTGTCCTGGCTGGAATACAGACTGCTATGATGGCAGTTAGCCCAAGGGAAAAATAAGACTGGTATATTGTGGGAGGACCAGCTGCAAATGAAGGGATGATCAATAAATAAAACATGAGATCAGTGCACTAGCAGATCAGATGTTTGATAGTTAAATGATTGATCTGACTCTGAAACCTTGTTTTATAACTCTTGTTACATACCCCAAAAAAGTCCTTAATGTTGACAAATTTAGGTTTATAAAATTTGTCAGTTGCTGTCAGATTTATATAAACTACAGACTTGCAGTCTGCCCTTCATCCACCATGGTCAACGATAAACTATTTTACCAATTTAATTACAGCAATGTCTAAATATAACTTACTGTAACTGATAGCAATATGTAGTGTAGCATTGTTTCTAGATAGCACCATGAGATGTTTAACGTGAGGCCACTGATATGACTAAGCAAGATGCTGCTTATTCTATATGTTATGGAAGCAGTCCACCTTTTCCCACTTCCCGCAGTACTTAAGCTACTATAATCTGCCAACTTAAGTCAAAACTCATTGGGGACATTGGTACTGATCAACTTTTGTTCTTATTGAACCAGTTGTTCTTATAGTGGTGGGTGGTAATTGTTAGAAATAGAGGCATGGAATTATTGTACCGGTATTTGACTTTTTGTCTATTTGATCTTATGGAATTTCCTTCCTCAatatttaaacctttttttacagGTAAACAAGTGAGAACCAAACTGTCACAGGCCTTTAATCACTGGCTGAATGTTCCAGAagataaaatacaggtaccaGTCACTTTCTCTTTATTGGTTAAAAAAGGAggtatttttaaaactataaGAGATACAGATGACGGATTCCCTTAGTTTAGATAGCATCGAATACTGATGAATCCCGAActcttccatttattttttgcAGAAGGTGGCTTGGCTTGTTGGAAAGCAGTTTCCTATGCCTTGCAGCCTTGTGAATTTAATGTTCATAAAAAGGAAAACATCTGCTTATTAACATTACTCAAAATGTTACGTTTTTGTGTGTAACGTGTTTCTCCAAAATGTGTATTTAACCTGTTTATCCTTAAAGGTTGTAATTGAACAGCTATCACTGTCCTCCTCTCGATCCCTTAACACAGCACTTTCAGTGACCTGTCTGAGAAACTAGCCAATTGCTCTGCAAATCATACATTAAGCACAGTGGGTTGGGAAAGGGCCATTTGTTGCTTGATATTTCCCATGTCAAAATCACAAGCCAACGGCTGTATGAAGTCTTCAATAACTAATCAGTTGTTTGTTGTGTGCCAGTTTTGAGCAAAGCATCTAGATGATGATCATGTTGCGCCTCAGTGCAGAGATGGATGGTCACCAGCACACCCTAGTCAGACGCACTGAACCAGGGATCAGGGTTCTTTCACCTAATATTCAGTTCCTGGCAGGTGTCACTTCTGACTACATGTCAGGAACCCTCAGTGTCTGGCTGTATGCCCCCACCATGTGGCTCTGTCAAGTCAAACATTCTTTTCAGAAATCTAGTCTGCAGTGCATTTTTTCTAAATTAACTACATCTAAGGTATAAAAGCTTCTTCTCACCAAATATTATCTGACGAGATCAATTCTCCAACTCTTATTTCTGACAGTCTTATCCAGCCAGTCCATACGTTGATTTCATTAGTGACCGTACTTCAATGTTGAGGTTCTTgttaggactgtcaagcgattaaaaaaattaatcgcactgttaagcaataatagaataccatttatttaaatattttggatgttttctacagtttcaaatatactgatttcaattacaacacaatacaaagtgtacagtgctcactttatatttttattgcaaatatttgcactgtaatactatttattttgtttgtttttcagttcacctacaagtattcaaaaataaaacaatgtaaaacataaattcactcagtcctacttcttgttcagccaattgctcaaacaaacaagtttgtgtacatttacaggagataacgctgccgGCTTTTTCtttagtgtcacctgaaagtgagaacaggcattcgcaggTCACTGTTTTAACCAGGGTCGCAAGATATTTGTGTCAGATgtggtaaagattcatatgtcccttcaggcttcgaccaccattctgaggacatgcatccatgctgatgactgtttctgctcaataacaatctaAAACAGTTCAGACcgaagcatgttcattttcatcatctgagtccgaTGCCTCtggcagaagattgattttcttttttggtggttcgggttctgtaactTCCTCCTCAGAGTGTTGTTTttataagacttctgaaagcaagctctacacctcatccctctcagattttggaaggcacttcagattcttaaaccttgggtcaagtgctgtagctatctttagaaatctcacattggtaccttcgttgcgttttgtcaaatttgcagtgaaagcattcttaaaacgaacatgtgctgggtcatcatcagagactgctgTAACACacaatatatggcagaatgcaagtaaaacagagcaggtgacatacaattctcccccaaggagttcagtcacacatttaattaacacttttttttttttaattcgcgtcagtatggaagcatgtcctctggaatggtggctgaagcatgaaggggcatatgactgtttagcatatctggcatgtaaatactgtaccttgcaatgccggctacaaaagtgccatgcaaacacctgttctcactttcaggtgacattgtaaatgagaagtgggtaacattatctcccgtaaatgtaaacaaacttgtttgtcttagcgattggctgaacaagaagtagtactgagtggacttgtaggctctaaaattttacattgttttggttttgagtgcaattatgtaaccaaaaaaccctacatttgtaaattgccttttcatgataaagaaattgcactacagtacttgtatgaggtgaattgaaaaatactatttctttatattattttttattacaaatatttgcatggtaaaaatgataaaagtgagcactttacatttcgtattctatgttgtaattgaaatcaatatatttgaaaatgtagaaaaacatcaaaaatgtaataaatttctattggtattctattgtttagcagtgcgattaaaactgcgatttatctcaattaattttttaatcgcagtaaaaaaaattttttagttaatcacgtgagttaactgtgattaatcaacagtccTAGTTCCTATGCAGTGTGTGGATAAAGAAGTCTGTTTCTGGTTGTTCTGAGGGTGGCATTTTAGGGACAGAGTAAAGTTTGGTTGGGTGACCTGAACTATGTATTTGCCTACCTTCAGAGACAGCACATCTGAAGCAtaatctttattttcttttccattttcctgTGATGATATAAAAGCATGGCGGTATTCTTGTTTTCTGAAACAATATTTGTTTCCAGTCAAAGTTAACAAAGGCTGTATTAGCTCTATCAACATCCTtggattttaaatgtttaacttaaTCAGTGATTGTTCCTGTAGGCCCCTCAAGCAGTGCAGGGATTCCAGTGAAGTACTGAAGCAATGCAGGAATAGGCCACATTCCTTCTGAGAAAACCTCTCTCTTCCACGGGGCTTCCTTTTCCCATTTCCCAATACTACTTGTGCCCAGGTGGCTTCATCGCATTCGTTCACTCCAGACCCACATACACTCTGTCTAGTTCCCTGTCAGCTATTCTTTTCCACCCTTCATGAGCATCTACCCATGGGCCATCCATGTTTTGAAAAGTACATTAAAATGTATAACTTTAAAATATGTGTAGTATACTTTTTGTGCATATAGACATACacacatttttttattattgtgatAACATCCTGAAATGTTACCACAAAACCTGCAGATACCATCTTAAAATTTAGGAAAGGCTAAGACTTCTTAGTAGAATGTGGTTCACAGAAACTTCAAATCAGCGAGATCTAGCCAAAAAACTTAATGAACAACAATGTATGAGTGAAATAAAACTACAACACAAACTTCTGAGTGACTTTGTACCAAACTTTCCAGAGAGTCTATAGTGGGATGATACAGTGCATGAAATATCAGGGaattgggtttcttttttttttttttcctttctttaaggGGTAGGTTTGAAAATCATGCTTAGAATGGAAAGCTGGCttcagccttaactatggagcagctgctgcctctctgtAATTCATTGTGACTTTAACTGCATGAAGCCTTGTAATATGGGGCAGTCCACAGCATTCAGCTCTTTCTATTAAGCATTTCTTTCTTTGGTTCCAGTAAGGGATCCTACGAGGCTAACTTCTCAGATCACTGCAGTCTTCAATCTCCTGACTGTTGACCTCTCCCCTAACTTAACTATCACTTTTAAGCCACTGATAATCAAATTACATATCTTCTGACACCTTTATGTTCTTCACTGGCACCACACTGGCTGTCTTGACCAAATACATTTGTGGattcatttaatttctttacCAGGCAGCTAAATGTCAGAATCACTTCTGAGCAAAAGAAGCACCATCAAACAACTGTTCCCTTACTTAAAGTTTTGACAGCAAATATCATCCTTGTTCACGAATGCTGCATCTTGCATCTCCAAGTCTACATATCACCCATCACCTTTGCACCATTGCTTGTGAACACTGCTACACTATCTCCACCGGTTAGGATGGATGAACATTTCTGTTAGTCTCTTCTAGATGATTGCTTCCCCAAGTCCTAGTTGTTTGATTTCAGAATATGCAAAATTATGTTCTTCTTTCTCTCTAGTACAAAGAAACACTTCCACACTACCCAATCCTGTCAATTCCACTGTCTCCTTATTTATGCCAGGATCCAGTTGAAAgctgctgctttttatttttttttaaacaccttccATGGTGTTCATAGTCAGTTCAACTCCAGAAGAAATTATCAGATCATATAGCCTGAGTTCCTGTAGATTATAGGCCACTAATACCATCCAGACATCCACACACCTAAattcaacaactgaaattagaccaaagttttACAACCCTCAGGAGACTGTTACTGTGTTCACAGGAAGAGGATAGGAGAGACTGAGATGTACCAATACCTAAGCCccatgcaatggcagggaattaagTGAAAGATACCCAGATGATCCTCGCAAATTACCTATGCCCCAAGCTGTAGAGACTAAAaaccccccaaggtcactgccagtctgacctgggggacaatttccttcccaaccccacatatggcgaTGAGATTCTGAGCAAGAATCTGAGAGAGAATTCTCAATACCATCTCAGAGCACTGGCCCACCCTGCCCTGTGTCCTATCTccatctgatgcttcagaggaaggagatccaaaaaatgtatttggggaggggagagaatgtcCCTTCCTGACCCCGGCAAGTGATCatcttaagccctgaagcatgagctttagaaACATAAGACCTAAACTGGAAGGGGACCCCAGGatggctgagccctgccccccctcccccccccatgccccgaACATCCCTGTCATACAATCCCACTCTTAGAGCTTGACAAGCTCTTTCTTAAAGCTAATTAGGATGTTTGCCCCCCCAAATCCTATTGGGAGGCCATTCCAGAAACTTAACTCTTCTGATGGTTAAAAACCTtataatttccagcctaaatttattaatggtcagtttatatccaatTGTCCTTGTGGCACTATTgttctttagcttaaatagctcttcaccttcCCTGGTTTTTAcctcctgatgtatttatagagagcaattcaTATCCCTTCTCGGCCTTcgttttgctaggctaaacaagctaacctcttagtctcctctcataaaataGTTGTTCCATCTTATCTTACAGGCCATGCCCCCATCTAATGTACTCTGATTTCATACAATCTCAATGCTAGCATGTGTCTTTTCTCTACAGTTTCTGCCATTTTAAACTAGCTTTCCCACTGACTGTTCATCTGCTTCCAAAAATCTCATCTTGGAACCACACTTCTCCCTTGCCTGGCTAAAGAGGAGAGAGCAACGGTAGTACTGAGGGGTGAATTATCATTCTGGAGGGAGATTACTAGtaggagttcctcagggattggttccAAGACCAATCTTGTTCAGTATTTTTCtgaatgaccttggcacaaaaggtAGGAGTGTACTAATGAAACTTgctgatacaaagttgggaggcctCATCAGTATGAAGGAGGATCAGTATGTTCTACAGGaaaatctggatgaccttgaagattggagtgacagaaatgggatgaaattcaatagtacaaaaaTGTAGGTCATGAATTTAAGGTCTAATTTCTGCTACAGTCTGGAGGCACATCAGTTGAAAACAACAGAGGAGGACAGACCTGGGGGTGTTGGTCGATCTCAGGATGACCGTGAGCTACCAGTGTGATGTGGCTGCAAAAATAATTTTCATGCAGAAGGCCAATAATGGAGCTCTAGGGAGCCCCTCGCAACAGAGGGAGGAGGTGGACCAACTAAAAATAAGCAAAATACTAAGTTAATTCAgtgtaaatgcaaaatattccACAAATTTAGAACTTATTTTACAATGTAAGACTTTTCTCTTCTTGTATTATTAGGTTATTATTGAAGTGACAGAGATGTTGCACAATGCCAGCTTACTCATAGATGACATTGAAGATAACTCAAAGCTACGACGGGGCTTTCCGGTGGCTCATAGCATCTATGGAATTCCATCTGTAATAAATTCTGCTAATTATGTGTATTTCCTTGGTCTGCAGAAGGTTTTAACACTTGATCACCCAGAAGCTGTGAAAGTGTTCACTCGTCAGCTGCTGGAACTCCATCAGGGCCAAGGTTTGGATATTTACTGGAGAGATACATACACCTGTCCTACAGAAGCACAGTATAAAGCCATGGTACTGCAAAAGACAGGTGGTCTCTTTGGATTAGCTGTGGGCCTCATGCAGTTGTTCTCCAATTATAAAAGAGACTTAAAACCACTCCTTAATACACTTGGGCTCTTCTTCCAAATACGAGACgactatgctaatttacactcCAAAGAATATAGTGAGAACAAGAGTTTTTGCGAAGATTTAACTGAGGGCAAGTTCTCATTCCCAACTATTCATGCTATTTGGTCCAGACCTGAAAGCACTCAGGTGCAGAATATTTTGCGTCAAAGGACAGAAAATGTAGATATAAAAAAATACTGTGTACATTACCTTGAGAATGTAGGTTCCTTTGAGTACACTCGGCAAACGCTGCAAAAGCTTGAATCTGAAGCATATAAACAGATTGAGTCACTTGGGGGAAATCCTGAACTTGTAGCACTAGTTGAACACTTAAGCAAAATgttcaaagaaaatgaaaattaagtAATTGATTTGACTTGTGGTTTGGGGAGGGAAACTTTAAAACCAGAATGTATTAACTAGACTTTCTTACTAAATCGATGTAAAGAAAAGTGTAGAAATGATGCTTATTTAAAATTACTTATAGAAACTGCTATATTAGATATTGTGTAAGTAGTAATTGAAGGGTATTTGTATGCACCACAAATTATCTCTGCAGCTTTAATTACAACTGCTTACAAAATATTGCATAGAGAAATAAACTTGCATAGATCTGTTAAGGTAAAATTGTTAATTTTAGTTTTTCATGTGAATCTTTCAGTTGTAATCTCCACTGCACAGTCAGTGGTGTTTATTTTAGCTATAGAGTTTGTGTCCTCTAAGATCATTGCAGGTTTTAATCTGATTGAGATAGGTTTGACTAAATTTCCATGTTAAATTGAATTTGCTCTGTTTAGgaacttttgtatttttttttttaaacatggagaTTTAGGTAACACTTTTTTGCAATATATTCCTTGTCCTTTTTAAAGTTAACAAAAATAGGTTTTATTAAAGTGGAATGGAAGGAGAAGGAAGGCTCCACAATGGTCAATGACTTTTGCTGTACAACAAACCAATCTAGATGTGTCGCCACAGAGCCAGATGTGGGGAACGATGGTATAATAGGCAAATCAGTGTTGCCAAATGGATTTGAAATCATGAGTTATTTTAGCATGAATCATTCAGAGCATTAGCTTGGCCAGCAAGGGCACAGGCATTGTCCATTCAAGTGGCACTAACACTCTGGTCTGATATACCACCGTAGTCCCAATTTCTTGATACCCTCAGTTACCTAAAggagactatgtctacactacgagggtagttcgatttcacttaaatcgaatatgtggaatcgatattgcaaagtcgaacatgtgtgtccacactaaggacagtaattcgactttgtgagtccacactaacggggcaagcgtcgacattggaagcggtgcactgtgggcagctatcccacagttcccgctgcccattggaattctgggtcgagacgccaatgccttctgggtaaaaaaaatgtgtcgagggtgcttttgggtaattgtcgtcatccgtccgtcactaccgccctccctccctccctgaaagcgccagcgggaaatcagttcgcgcacttttctggttagtgacagcgcggatgccacagcactgcgagcatggatcctgctgtgaccatcgctgcagttgtggccgttgtcaacgcctcgcagcttatcatccacctttcccagaggcagatgcagataaaccaggcgaggaggctacggcaccgcggtgagggcctgaagtctgagagtagcacaggcctgtcagaaagcacgggtcccagcgccgaggacatcacggtgacaatgggtcatgtggatgttgtggaacggcgattctgggcacgggaaacaagcacagactggtgggaccgcatagtgctgcaggtctgggatgaatcccagtggctgcgaaactttcgcatgcggaaggggactttccttgaactttgtgagttgctgtcccctgccctgaagcgcaatgacacccggat
This genomic window from Emys orbicularis isolate rEmyOrb1 chromosome 3, rEmyOrb1.hap1, whole genome shotgun sequence contains:
- the GGPS1 gene encoding geranylgeranyl pyrophosphate synthase, whose amino-acid sequence is MEGMEETSERILLEPYKYLLQLPGKQVRTKLSQAFNHWLNVPEDKIQVIIEVTEMLHNASLLIDDIEDNSKLRRGFPVAHSIYGIPSVINSANYVYFLGLQKVLTLDHPEAVKVFTRQLLELHQGQGLDIYWRDTYTCPTEAQYKAMVLQKTGGLFGLAVGLMQLFSNYKRDLKPLLNTLGLFFQIRDDYANLHSKEYSENKSFCEDLTEGKFSFPTIHAIWSRPESTQVQNILRQRTENVDIKKYCVHYLENVGSFEYTRQTLQKLESEAYKQIESLGGNPELVALVEHLSKMFKENEN